From Inquilinus sp. Marseille-Q2685:
TCGACGCCATCGACCGGCGCATCCTCGACGCGCTGCAGGAGGACAACCAGGTCACCAACCTGGCCCTGGCGGAGCGGGTCGGCCTGTCGCCGCCGGCCTGCCTGAAGCGGGTGCGCCGGCTGCGCCAGGAGCGGGTGGTGGTGCGCGACGTGGCGCTGGTCGACCCGGAGAAGGTCGGCCAGACCATTGTCGCCTTCGTCGGGGTCGAGCTGGACCGCCAGCGCGAGGACGTGCTGGCGGCCTTCGAGCGCAAGATCGCGGCCGAGCCCGAGGTGCAGCAATGCTATTTCGTGTCCGGCGAGATCGACTACCTGCTGGTCGTCACCTGCCGCGACATGGAGGCCTACAACCTGTTCTGCCGCCGCGTCCTGGCGAACGAGCACAACATCAAGCGCTTCCGCACCAGCTTCAACCTCTCGCGGGTGAAATACGAGACCAAGGTGCCGATCGGGGCGTGACGCGTCAGCCCGGCGCTGCTGGCGCCGAGCGCTACGGCCGCTTTTGGGCGACCTCGGTTCAGCCTGGCCGGCTGAGATGGGCGGAAAGCGGAAGCGACCACCAGATTACCTAAGTTGCCTAACTCCGTGGAGGAGGTCGAGTTAGGCTTCATGATGAAGGGTGAACAGATTTGCGATCCGCTCACCCTTCGATGTTAAATTGAAATAAATTACGGCGCTGAGCAGGTTGCAAATACTGTCAATCGCGTATCCCCCTTAGCTTCCCCAGCCACTCGCCAAATTGTATTGCTTGATGGATAGGACGCTTGAATGTAAATTCTCGGAAGAGGTAACTTACAAAGATTATTCCCGCACGTAATGCCGCCAACATCGATGCTGGCTGGACTGAAATCATATCCTCCACCAAGTACCGACATGCCGGCCGGACATTGTACGGTCTTCTCGACCCATTGTCCTGCCTTTACATCAACGGAGGAAGTGACGACCTGTGACGGGAGAGACCATGCAGGCGTTGCGCAAAAAGTAAGGACCGCCAACGAAGCGATGGCACATGAAATTGATCTCATTCTTTGCCCTCATCTATGAGTAGATATTTGGACGGGATGATATTCCCATCCTGCATATTTAAAGTAAAATAGATTCTGCGTTGTTTGAGTGCAGGCCACTCGTTTTAATCGAAAAGCGGCTTTCGATGATGGCGGAACAAGCGTTGGCAGCAATTCGTGTTTTAGCTCCCCCGGCGTCCGCAAAGGGTCGAATCGGGTCATGTCCGCTTCCCGGAGCCCGGTGCGATAATCGCCTTTCGGGTGCCCTCCGGTTGGCTTGGCCGACCGGGAAGGGCGGAAAGCAGTCACTATCGAGATGAGAAAGCGGATCGCCAGGACACCTCATCAAAGGCCCCCGCTTCCGCCTCAGATTTGCCTGCGTAGAGCCCAGACCATTTCGAGGGCACCCAGACGACTTGGCTGAGTTCAGGGGTGTCCGGCGCGGGGTCGTATAGCTTCCATTGGACGAACCGCCACAAGCCGTGATCACCTTGCTCTATG
This genomic window contains:
- a CDS encoding Lrp/AsnC family transcriptional regulator; the encoded protein is MKSPNRPAPVELDAIDRRILDALQEDNQVTNLALAERVGLSPPACLKRVRRLRQERVVVRDVALVDPEKVGQTIVAFVGVELDRQREDVLAAFERKIAAEPEVQQCYFVSGEIDYLLVVTCRDMEAYNLFCRRVLANEHNIKRFRTSFNLSRVKYETKVPIGA